CATAAGAATCCTGTTCGTCCCTCAGCGCATTAACAATTTATGATTCAGCCCTGGCGGTGGGGGCGGCCTTCCTGGCGCACTTCGCGGATTTCATCGATGCTGGCTCGCTGGTGCCGGAGATCGCGCCCGGAATCATCGAAAAGCTGCTGTCGATCATGTCGGCCGCGATGCTGCCCATCGCTACCTTCGCCGTCGCCTCGATGATCTCCGCCTATAATTCCGCCAGCAGTTCAGCGACGCCGCGGGTCTTTCCGCTGATCGTCGCTGACGATGTCTCCAAAACGGCGCTGTCGAGTTTCGTTGCCGCTTTCATCTTCAGTGTCGTGGCGCTGATTGCGGTGAAATCCAGTTATTACGGTCAGACGGGTTATTTTGTCCTGTTCGTCATGACTCTTGGCATGTTCGCCTGGATTATCGCCGTTTTCGTACGCTGGGTGGACAGTATCGCGCGGCTCGGCCGCATGGAGACGACCATCGTCAAGATCGAATCGGCAACGCGCGATGCGCTGGTAATCCGCCGCCGCTTGCCGAACCTCGGTGGCGTGCCAATGGGGGATTCTGCTGCATCCGGGAATGCCGTGTATGGGACGGATATCGGCTACATCCAGCATATCAACATGCGCGCATTACAGGACGAAGCGGAGGTCTCGGGATGTCGCATAGCGCTGGTCTCGTTACCGGGTACTTTCGCGGCGCCGGGCCGGCCGCTTGCTTATATCCGACCGGAAGAAGGAGGCGTGCCCGACATGTCGCGGATCACCGACTCGTTCCTGATCGGCAATGCGCGGGCCTTCGAGGAAGACCCCCGTTTCGGAATTATCGCAATGTCTGAAATCGCGGCCCGGGCGCTGTCGCTGGGGATTAACGACCCGGGAACGGCAATATCGATTATAGGCAGTTTCGTGAGACTCCTGGCGTCTTGGGCAAAGCCCCTTGAAGACGATGAAGCCTGTGAACCGGAATTCGACCGTGTGGAAGTGCCGGGACTGTCGGTGATGGAGCTGTTCGACGATGCCTTCATCGCCATTGCTCGCGACGGAGCGGGTATGGTCGAGGTCGGGGTGCGCCTGCAGAAGGCATTCCTGTCGCTGGTGTCGATAGACGACGCGCAGATGAAGGGAGCGGCACGGCATCATGCCGGACAGGCATTG
Above is a genomic segment from Alphaproteobacteria bacterium containing:
- a CDS encoding DUF2254 domain-containing protein, with the translated sequence MGAAFLAHFADFIDAGSLVPEIAPGIIEKLLSIMSAAMLPIATFAVASMISAYNSASSSATPRVFPLIVADDVSKTALSSFVAAFIFSVVALIAVKSSYYGQTGYFVLFVMTLGMFAWIIAVFVRWVDSIARLGRMETTIVKIESATRDALVIRRRLPNLGGVPMGDSAASGNAVYGTDIGYIQHINMRALQDEAEVSGCRIALVSLPGTFAAPGRPLAYIRPEEGGVPDMSRITDSFLIGNARAFEEDPRFGIIAMSEIAARALSLGINDPGTAISIIGSFVRLLASWAKPLEDDEACEPEFDRVEVPGLSVMELFDDAFIAIARDGAGMVEVGVRLQKAFLSLVSIDDAQMKGAARHHAGQALARAERAMTHSTDIERIRALEERVRGA